A window of Opisthocomus hoazin isolate bOpiHoa1 chromosome 11, bOpiHoa1.hap1, whole genome shotgun sequence genomic DNA:
GGGGCCAAGCGGTGCCCCACCAGCTCTCCCACCACCCCTTTGCTCTCGCCCCCCAGAGCCGCCCGTGGCCACGGTCTTCGCCCGCAAGCTcggcccagcccagctgctgctggtttgCCACGTCACCGGCTTCTACCCGCGGCCCATCAGCGTGGCCTGGCTGCGGGATGGCCGGGAggtgccgccgggcccggggctgaaCACCAGCGCCGTCCTGCCCAACGCCGACCTCACCTACCAGCTGCGCAGCGTCCTGGCCGTGGCCCCCCGCGACGGGCACAGCTACGCCTGCCGCGTGCGGcaccgcagcctgggcacccgcAGCCTCCTCGTCCCGTGGGGTGGGTGCCgcctgcggggacggggacggggcgcGGGCTGCGGGTTGGTGTCCCTGCCCCCATGCGGGTGCCCGGAGGATGGTGGGTCAGACTCCAAGGGCAGCTCTGGCCATGGCCTCTTGTGCGCCTGCaactcctctctctcctccagaCAGCTCCAGGGCAGGGCTCGCTGTCGGCATCACCATCGTGATACTGCTGGCCGTAGCTGCAGCCCTCGCCGCGGCCATCTGGCACTACAGGCGCAGGTGAGGT
This region includes:
- the LOC142362685 gene encoding T-cell surface glycoprotein CD1a-like → MTGCDLYPNGSYTSFYRLGYNAHDFLSFDVGNSRWERQQESELAVQVEEQFNTFTGLSETLQHLLNITCVDHMKKFIEYGRATLERQEPPVATVFARKLGPAQLLLVCHVTGFYPRPISVAWLRDGREVPPGPGLNTSAVLPNADLTYQLRSVLAVAPRDGHSYACRVRHRSLGTRSLLVPWDSSRAGLAVGITIVILLAVAAALAAAIWHYRRRN